The proteins below come from a single Aegilops tauschii subsp. strangulata cultivar AL8/78 chromosome 6, Aet v6.0, whole genome shotgun sequence genomic window:
- the LOC141025748 gene encoding uncharacterized protein: protein MRREEGETGSSIPRHPRSPVVGPLEDDDLLLEILLRLPPQPSSLPRASAVCRQWRLLVTDPGFSRRFCRYHRRNLPIIGFYNRHLPDISFVPTLKGPDRIPPGRLSLQPQRDDQNFSTFGCRHGLVLVHVRDFEPLKHHILVWDPVTGEQHDPGIPLGIDTGNRFNGAVLRATGNFDHFQVVLIGNSDKRRAVASVYSSETGVWSNLVSTSTSLPLMDTTDPFSGWCFNGISFEPAVLVRNSLYWLLGAGSVGILEFDLERQSLAVIGLPVCVGAGSETGSNDRFSITQAEDGGLGFLSLSGFNAQLWKRKIKYDGIASWVMEKIIELDKLLKIPMDPNRNEHVIKVIGFAENNNAVFLYTKIGIVAFHLESLQFKKLPGSRSVAYYYPFESILLRLSPLPSSLPLASAVCTRWRRLISDPDFFRRFRLHHRPNPPLVGFFVADEVRRLLGFGSLMGAPNRFPTKRFNMKGKEGSQMLSCRHGLVLIFLGQGRP from the exons ATGAGGCGTGAGGAGGGTGAGACGGGTAGTAGCATCCCCCGGCATCCCCGCTCGCCGGTGGTGGGGCCCCTCGAAGATGATGACCTTCTCTTGGAGATCCTCCTTCGCCTGCCCCCGCAGCCGTCGTCCCTCCCTCGTGCCTCCGCCGTATGTAGGCAATGGCGCCTCCTCGTCACGGACCCAGGCTTCTCCCGCCGCTTCTGTCGCTACCACCGCCGCAATCTTCCCATCATTGGTTTCTACAACCGACATCTTCCAGACATCTCCTTCGTACCTACTCTGAAGGGCCCAGACCGTATCCCACCTGGGCGATTGTCCTTGCAGCCTCAACGTGACGACCAAAACTTCTCCACCTTTGGATGCCGCCATGGCCTCGTACTGGTCCATGTCCGAGACTTCGAACCGCTAAAGCACCATATTCTGGTGTGGGATCCTGTCACTGGTGAGCAGCACGACCCTGGCATTCCCCTGGGGATCGATACAGGGAACCGATTCAATGGAGCAGTGCTTCGGGCTACAGGAAATTTTGACCACTTCCAGGTGGTCTTGATAGGCAACAGCGACAAAAGACGAGCGGTCGCAAGTGTTTACTCGTCAGAGACCGGTGTATGGAGCAATCTCGTTTCAACATCAACATCGTTGCCACTAATGGACACTACAGACCCTTTTTCCGGCTGGTGTTTTAACGGTATATCCTTTGAACCCGCTGTGTTGGTTAGGAATTCCCTATACTGGCTGCTGGGAGCGGGCTCGGTTGGAATTCTCGAGTTTGATTTGGAGAGGCAAAGCCTTGCTGTGATAGGGTTGCCGGTGTGTGTGGGTGCTGGGAGTGAGACTGGGAGCAATGATCGGTTCTCGATTACGCAAGCAGAAGATGGTGGGCTGGGTTTCCTCTCCCTGTCAGGCTTCAACGCCCAATTATGGAAGAGGAAGATCAAATATGATGGTATTGCTTCATGGGTGATGGAAAAAATTATTGAACTGGACAAACTACTGAAAATTCCCATGGATCCAAATAGGAATGAACACGTTATTAAGGTAATTGGGTTTGCCGAGAACAATAATGCGGTGTTCTTGTACACAAAAATCGGCATCGTCGCGTTCCATCTCGAGTCGTTGCAGTTCAAGAAGCTTCCTGGATCTAGAAGTGTTGCTTACTATTATCCATTTGAAAGT ATCCTCCTCCGCCTCTCTCCACTTCCGTCCTCCCTCCCCCTTGCCTCCGCCgtctgcacgcgctggcgccgcCTCATCTCCGACCCCGACTTCTTCCGCCGCTTCCGCCTCCACCACCGCCCCAACCCTCCCCTCGTCGGTTTCTTCGTCGCGGACGAGGTCCGCCGCCTCCTCGGCTTCGGGTCGCTTATGGGCGCCCCCAATCGCTTCCCCACCAAGCGCTTCAACATGAAGGGTAAGGAAGGCAGCCAGATGCTCAGCTGCCGCCATGGCCTCGTGCTCATCTTCCTCGGCCAGGGCCGGCCCTGA
- the LOC109771072 gene encoding uncharacterized protein, which translates to MPSAAAPLEDDDLLSEILLLLPPLPSSLPRASLVCRRWRCLVSAPGFVRRFHAHHRSKVPLLGFFAHSLRDVSFLPALDAPNCVPSGLLSRKIPCSNHFWTLDCRHGLVLVFLRWQNQFMVWDSVSDDQHHIDVPLGFGMGAISGAVVRAAGLVQHFQVVLVGPDKKRRGLACVFSSKTGAWERILKFDLDRQGLTMVTLPPLSFHDRRNNTHFRVMRAEGGGLGFLFISGFTAELWRKIDFDGVASWMLERTIELDKLALYILLEA; encoded by the exons ATGCCATCGGCAGCGGCGCCGCTCGAGGACGACGATCTGCTCTCCgagatcctcctcctccttccgccGCTCCCGTCGTCCCTCCCGCGTGCCTCCCTCGTCTGCAGGCGCTGGCGTTGCCTCGTCTCCGCCCCCGGCTTCGTCCGCCGCTTCCACGCCCACCATCGCAGCAAAGTTCCCCTCCTCGGGTTCTTCGCCCATTCCTTACGCGACGTCTCCTTCCTGCCTGCACTGGATGCCCCCAATTGTGTCCCCTCGGGGCTACTGTCGAGGAAGATACCCTGCAGCAACCACTTCTGGACCCTCGACTGCCGCCATGGCCTCGTACTCGTCTTTCTCCGTTGGCAGAACCAGTTCATGGTTTGGGACTCGGTATCTGATGACCAACACCACATTGACGTTCCCCTAGGGTTTGGCATGGGCGCGATCAGCGGGGCGGTGGTTCGCGCCGCAGGACTCGTCCAGCACTTCCAAGTGGTCTTGGTAGGACCTGACAAGAAACGACGTGGGCTCGCATGTGTTTTCTCGTCCAAAACTGGCGCGTGGG AAAGAATCCTGAAGTTTGATTTGGATAGGCAAGGCCTAACAATGGTAACTCTGCCCCCACTCAGTTTCCATGACAGGCGTAACAATACTCACTTCAGGGTTATGCGAGCAGAGGGTGGTGGTCTTGGTTTTCTCTTCATCTCAGGTTTCACTGCCGAATTGTGGAGGAAGATCGATTTTGATGGTGTTGCTTCATGGATGTTGGAAAGAACTATTGAACTGGACAAG cTAGCTCTATACATTCTCTTGGAAGCTTAA
- the LOC141025747 gene encoding uncharacterized protein — protein sequence MYAAAAAFAPPPHAQIMTDEPKLAQGGSPDLKGRSDGCAPEISGGPELLCVVCRGPPDFSFAPGPQNLRTGPVLGVEYQFLVWDPVTGVRHFIDPPPARTLSARVNGAVLRDARVDDDFKVVLVAVEGSRAIACVYSSKTRDWGNLVSTMLPPKASVGSPPAMNFSKMHSLLVGDSLYWLLSDRPTSLTEAFSHAPCPSSILEFDVERESLSVERVPDLHHTKDHEICVITERGRGLGLLTLSGCNAHFWRRNSQHDGDTSWVLGRTIELDNLLSLNPQKEAGHIFIEGFAEYNHVVVLSTPSSLYTVQFEPLEVKKLHNVGSQYHAFESVCTTGNGGHPDAADVPRKTLKKIVC from the exons ATGTACGCAGCAGCCGCCGCCTTTGCTCCTCCTCCTCACGCCCAGATTATGACAGATGAACCAAAGCTTGCTCAAGGAGGAAGCCCAGATCTCAAGGGACGGAGCGACGGGTGCGCGCCGGAGATCAGCGGCGGACCGGAGCTGTTGTGTGTCGTCTGTAGAG GGCCCCCGGATTTTAGTTTCGCCCCGGGCCCCCAAAATCTCAGGACCGGCCCTGTCCTCGGCGTGGAGTACCAGTTCCTGGTGTGGGACCCCGTCACCGGCGTCCGCCACTTCATCGACCCCCCTCCAGCACGGACTCTGTCTGCACGGGTCAACGGAGCGGTGCTTCGAGATGCGAGAGTCGACGACGACTTCAAGGTTGTCCTGGTGGCCGTTGAGGGTTCACGAGCAATCGCCTGCGTCTACTCGTCCAAGACCCGTGATTGGGGTAATCTCGTCTCAACCATGCTTCCACCCAAAGCTTCTGTGGGCAGCCCTCCTGCCATGAATTTTTCGAAGATGCACTCCCTGCTGGTTGGGGATTCCCTTTACTGGCTTCTCTCTGACAGACCGACGAGCCTAACTGAGGCCTTCAGCCACGCTCCTTGTCCAAGCAGTATCCTTGAATTTGACGTGGAGAGGGAGAGCCTAAGCGTGGAACGTGTGCCAGACCTGCACCACACCAAAGACCATGAGATCTGTGTGATAACAGAAAGGGGTCGTGGACTTGGTTTACTCACGTTGTCAGGCTGCAACGCACACTTCTGGAGGAGGAACAGCCAGCATGATGGTGATACCTCATGGGTGCTGGGAAGAACTATTGAATTGGACAATCTTCTCTCCTTGAATCCACAGAAGGAGGCGGGGCACATATTCATAGAAGGGTTTGCTGAGTATAATCATGTGGTGGTCTTGTCTACACCTTCCTCCCTCTACACGGTCCAGTTTGAGCCATTAGAGGTCAAGAAACTTCACAATGTAGGTTCTCAATATCATGCATTCGAAAGTGTCTGCACTACAG GTAATGGCGGTCACCCTGATGCAGCTGATGTTCCACGCAAAACGCTTAAGAAGATTGTCTGTTAG
- the LOC109771063 gene encoding wall-associated receptor kinase-like 6 — translation MEQPAATMIPAAALTVLLLQLCLSAAAAQATPGAGSRCPTSCGAVRVPYPFGIGDGCYWPGFNLTCDRTRAGEPRLLVGRELHVVEISLANSTVRVVDGAGQVKLNFTGPGGLDGSGAWGGLGAAGPYVLSEWRNQFVVTGCNVQATLVGDGGGGNVISGCSSFCSINDKWTGAVTNSSSTADGAAAATCSGIGCCETPVPIGRPSYRVEIKSLDSSNEYADRLPIAVRVAERGWFDGASAALLNDSPGYSPSRRPAVPAVLEFVVDSKPVVLPGVATSGCPVDARRSACRSSHASCRNVSGNYRSGYVCRCLDGYQGNPYLAGGCQDIDECTLPDMCFGECTNTAGGHLCRCPRGAHGDPRIRNGCIRSSLGLSVGIGVGSGAALLIMVLGAILVTRKMKQRRAKMLKKKFFKQNRGHLLQQLVSQKADIAERMIIPLVELQKATNNFDKAREIGGGGHGTVYKGIMSDLHVVAIKKSKVAIQREIDEFINEVAILSQINHRNVVKLFGCCLETEVPLLVYEFISNGTLYHHLHVQEPAPSLAWEDRVRIATETARALAYLHSAVSFPIVHRDIKSQNILLDGTLIAKVSDFGASRCIPVDQTETATAIQGTFGYLDPLYFYSGQLTEKSDVYSFGVFLMELLTRKKPCSYRSSEEETLVSYFTSSLATGKLVRVLDPQVVEEGGKEVEEVAVLAVACVRIEGDHRPTMRQVELTLESLGASHDSFLMHDMDVPKYPVIEGTNMEETSRQYSLEAEYLLSSRYPR, via the exons ATGGAACAACCCGCCGCGACGATGATTCCGGCCGCCGCGCTGACGGTGCTGCTGCTGCAGCTCTGCCtctcagcggcagcagctcaggcTACCCCAGGCGCAGGCTCCCGCTGCCCAACCAGCTGCGGCGCCGTGCGCGTGCCGTACCCGTTCGGCATCGGCGACGGGTGCTACTGGCCGGGGTTCAACCTCACCTGCGACCGGACGCGCGCCGGAGAGCCGCGACTGCTCGTCGGCCGCGAACTCCATGTCGTGGAGATCTCCCTGGCCAACTCCACGGTGCGGGTCGTGGACGGCGCGGGCCAGGTCAAGCTCAACTTCACCGGGCCCGGAGGCCTCGACGGCAGCGGCGCGTGGGGCGGCCTCGGCGCCGCCGGCCCGTACGTGCTGTCGGAGTGGCGCAACCAGTTCGTCGTGACAGGGTGTAACGTGCAGGCCACGCTCgtcggggacggcggcggcggcaacgtCATCAGCGGCTGCTCCTCCTTCTGCTCCATCAACGACAAGTGGACCGGCGCCGTGACCAACTCGAGCTCCACCGccgacggagccgccgccgccacatgCTCCGGCATCGGCTGCTGCGAGACGCCCGTCCCCATCGGCCGCCCCTCCTACCGCGTGGAGATCAAGTCGCTGGACTCGAGCAACGAGTACGCCGACAGGCTGCCCATCGCGGTGCGCGTCGCCGAGAGAGGCTGGTTCGACGGCGCCTCCGCCGCGCTCCTCAACGACTCGCCCGGGTACTCGCCCTCGCGCCGGCCGGCGGTGCCCGCCGTCCTCGAGTTCGTGGTGGATTCGAAGCCGGTAGTGCTGCCGGGAGTGGCAACGTCAGGCTGCCCCGTGGACGCGCGGAGGAGCGCGTGCCGGAGCAGCCACGCCTCCTGCCGCAACGTCTCCGGCAACTACCGCAGCGGCTACGTGTGCCGGTGCCTGGACGGCTACCAGGGGAACCCATACCTCGCCGGCGGATGCCAGGACATCGACGAGTGCACGCTGCCGGACATGTGCTTCGGCGAGTGCACCAACACGGCCGGCGGGCACCTATGCCGGTGCCCGCGTGGCGCCCATGGCGACCCGCGCATAAGAAATGGCTGCATCAGATCTTCTCTAG GTTTAAGTGTCGGCATTGGAGTTGGCAGTGGAGCAGCCCTTCTAATCATGGTACTTGGTGCTATCTTGGTGACCCGAAAGATGAAGCAACGGAGGGCAAAAATGCTCAAGAAGAAATTCTTCAAGCAAAATCGAGGGCATCTGTTGCAGCAATTGGTGTCTCAGAAGGCGGACATCGCCGAGAGGATGATCATCCCCTTGGTGGAGCTACAAAAGGCAACAAACAATTTTGACAAAGCTCGCGAGATCGGTGGAGGAGGGCATGGCACGGTCTACAAAGGGATCATGTCAGACCTGCATGTCGTGGCGATCAAGAAGTCCAAGGTCGCGATCCAGAGGGAGATCGACGAGTTCATAAATGAGGTAGCCATCCTCTCGCAGATCAACCATCGAAACGTGGTGAAGCTCTTTGGGTGTTGCCTTGAGACGGAGGTGCCGTTGCTGGTGTACGAGTTCATCTCCAATGGGACCCTTTACCATCATCTTCATGTCCAAGAACCCGCGCCATCCCTAGCATGGGAAGATCGGGTAAGGATCGCAACCGAAACTGCGAGAGCTCTCGCCTACCTTCACTCGGCGGTATCATTCCCTATAGTCCATAGGGATATCAAGTCCCAAAACATTCTGTTAGATGGCACTCTCATAGCAAAGGTGTCAGACTTTGGAGCTTCGAGGTGCATTCCGGTCGATCAAACAGAGACCGCAACCGCTATCCAAGGGACATTTGGGTACCTAGATCCCTTGTACTTCTACTCGGGACAGCTCACCGAGAAGAGCGACGTTTACAGCTTCGGTGTCTTCCTCATGGAGCTTTTGACAAGGAAAAAACCATGCTCATATCGGTCATCCGAGGAGGAAACCCTTGTCTCATATTTCACCTCTTCGCTAGCAACAGGCAAGCTGGTTCGCGTGCTAGATCCTCAGGTCGTTGAGGAAGGCGGCAAGGAGGTTGAAGAGGTGGCTGTGCTGGCGGTGGCATGCGTGAGGATTGAAGGAGACCACCGGCCAACCATGAGGCAAGTGGAGTTGACACTCGAGAGCCTTGGGGCCTCGCATGATAGCTTCCTGATGCATGACATGGATGTGCCGAAGTATCCAGTGATTGAGGGTACGAACATGGAGGAAACGAGCCGGCAGTATAGCTTGGAAGCAGAGTATTTGTTGTCATCTAGGTACCCTCGGTAG